From the Candidatus Aminicenantes bacterium genome, the window TCGTTGCCCCTGGCATCCACGGCTGTGACCTGATACGTGTACATGTGTGTAAGCGCAACGGAGCGGTCTTCGTAATGGGGTGTGGTCACACGGTCCGCGAGCAGGGTGAATTCCTCTTCGTCATCCACGCGGCGATAAATGCGGTAGTGGGAAAGGTCGCGGTCCTCTACCGCGCGCCAGTTGATCAAAAGGTGGTCCCGGGCACGGAATACCACCACCCCTGTTGGAGGATCAGGGGGATAGGTATCCTTCATGGTGATGCTTACCGTGTCGGAGGGGGCGCTTTCGATTCCGGGAGTGAGCAATGCGGAAACCCGGTATTCATAACGGCCTTCGCGGCTCGTATCCGTGTCTTCATATCGTTCCTGCAGGATGGGTTCGGAAGTGATGGGTTGGAATAGAGGTTTTGAGTCGCTCTCGCCCTCGGGAATGATGCGGCGGTAGAGAATATAGCCAGAGACGCCGGCAAGGGGTTTGCCGGCCAGGTTTTCCGTGGGACGTTTCCATTCCAGGCGAAGTGCTTTCTCCTCCTGGGAAATTGCCAGGCCGGGGACCGAGGAAGCAGGCAGGCCGGTAACAAACTCCTGGACGGGGGACAGGGGGGATTTGTAGCGCTGATAAGAATACATCAGGGAAAAGAAGTGTCGTTTCCCGGCCAGTTCAGCAGACGATAAAGGAAAGCGCAGCCGGTAAATGAATCCCTCACGTTCCAGCTCGTCCAGGGAGATTTTGCGCAAGGCTTCGGCGCGGCGCTGGAACTGCCCGCCTTTCAGGACACGGTTCGAATGGTAGCAGCGCACCCAGCGGACCTGGTCGGTCTCGAAGGTGGTGGTTCCGTCACCCAGAACAGCGGGAAATGTCCATGACAATTCCACCGCGGGCCCCAACTGTCGGACCTCGAGACTGGAAATCGCTGTTGGTTCGGGACGCGGTTCCAGGCGCAGGGG encodes:
- a CDS encoding fibronectin type III domain-containing protein — its product is MKRSQSIQTRRHAAVLTAVSLAAALTFLSCGRKGPLRLEPRPEPTAISSLEVRQLGPAVELSWTFPAVLGDGTTTFETDQVRWVRCYHSNRVLKGGQFQRRAEALRKISLDELEREGFIYRLRFPLSSAELAGKRHFFSLMYSYQRYKSPLSPVQEFVTGLPASSVPGLAISQEEKALRLEWKRPTENLAGKPLAGVSGYILYRRIIPEGESDSKPLFQPITSEPILQERYEDTDTSREGRYEYRVSALLTPGIESAPSDTVSITMKDTYPPDPPTGVVVFRARDHLLINWRAVEDRDLSHYRIYRRVDDEEEFTLLADRVTTPHYEDRSVALTHMYTYQVTAVDARGNESLPSQAVDEAF